One Lysinibacillus fusiformis genomic window carries:
- a CDS encoding YgzB family protein translates to MKPYKSKINKIRSFALALIFIGFVVMYGAIFFKNNPVLVLIFMTLGLLCIIGSTVVYAWIGLLSTRAVQVQCPNCNKYTKVLGRVDMCMYCNEPLTLDPTLEGKEFDQSYNNKTKKS, encoded by the coding sequence ATGAAACCTTACAAAAGTAAAATTAATAAAATCCGTTCATTCGCATTAGCACTTATTTTTATCGGCTTTGTAGTCATGTATGGGGCCATCTTCTTTAAAAATAATCCCGTGCTTGTACTAATCTTTATGACTCTTGGCTTACTTTGTATAATCGGTAGTACAGTCGTTTACGCTTGGATTGGCCTTCTCTCAACACGAGCAGTCCAAGTACAATGCCCTAATTGTAACAAATATACAAAAGTATTAGGTCGTGTGGATATGTGTATGTATTGCAATGAACCGTTAACATTGGATCCAACACTTGAAGGAAAAGAGTTCGATCAATCTTATAACAATAAGACAAAAAAATCCTAG
- the perR gene encoding peroxide-responsive transcriptional repressor PerR, whose amino-acid sequence MSATHLQDALDTLKTTGVRITPQRHAILEYLIQSMAHPTADEIYKALEGKFPNMSVATVYNNLRVFREVGLVKELTYGDASSRFDFVTNDHYHMICECCGKIVDFHYPGLDEIEHFASQVTGFDVHSHRLEIYGTCPSCKVVSAKVQ is encoded by the coding sequence ATGTCTGCAACGCATTTACAAGATGCACTTGACACGTTAAAAACAACTGGTGTACGTATTACTCCTCAGCGTCATGCTATTTTGGAATATTTAATACAATCAATGGCACATCCAACGGCCGATGAAATTTATAAAGCACTTGAAGGGAAATTCCCAAATATGAGTGTAGCTACCGTTTACAATAACTTGCGAGTATTTCGTGAAGTTGGTTTAGTAAAGGAGCTGACTTATGGAGATGCTTCAAGTCGTTTTGATTTCGTAACGAATGATCACTATCACATGATTTGTGAATGCTGTGGTAAAATTGTCGACTTCCATTACCCTGGCCTCGATGAAATTGAACATTTTGCTTCACAAGTTACTGGCTTTGATGTGCACTCACATCGTTTAGAAATATATGGCACATGTCCTTCGTGTAAAGTTGTTTCTGCAAAAGTACAATAA
- a CDS encoding D-2-hydroxyacid dehydrogenase, whose product MRIYFTFEPRLELREPLVEEFPQVDFVFESSLSTEELQKADVLVTYGEDLNEDILQYATKLKWIFVASAGVEKMPAQAIADREILVSNVRGIHKTPMAESMLAHILAIKRALPWMYEQQKKSEWSKKGKQTELRDSTALILGPGAIGSEVGRLLQAFGVATIGCNRSGKEAPYMDVMVSFDKLLEALPKADIVISVLPKTTETTHLWNEEHFKVMKNNAIFMNFGRGNLVDEKVLIQAIKADEIGYAVLDVFEQEPLAANSPLWTLPNVIVSPHISSHSSRYVERSLNIFKPSLIKWLNGDIDLENIMDLSRGY is encoded by the coding sequence ATGAGAATCTATTTTACGTTTGAGCCACGACTAGAATTACGTGAGCCATTAGTAGAGGAGTTTCCACAAGTTGATTTCGTATTTGAAAGTAGTTTATCAACGGAGGAACTTCAAAAAGCAGATGTGTTGGTTACATACGGTGAAGATTTAAATGAAGACATTTTACAATACGCAACAAAACTCAAGTGGATTTTTGTTGCCTCTGCGGGTGTAGAAAAAATGCCAGCACAAGCAATCGCAGACCGAGAAATTTTAGTATCAAATGTTCGAGGAATTCATAAAACACCAATGGCGGAATCGATGCTTGCTCATATTCTAGCCATTAAACGTGCATTACCTTGGATGTATGAGCAACAAAAGAAAAGTGAGTGGTCAAAAAAAGGAAAACAAACGGAATTACGAGATAGCACAGCCTTAATTTTAGGGCCAGGTGCGATTGGATCGGAGGTTGGTCGTTTACTACAAGCTTTTGGAGTGGCAACAATCGGTTGTAACCGCTCTGGAAAAGAAGCGCCATATATGGATGTTATGGTGAGCTTCGATAAACTTTTAGAAGCTTTACCTAAAGCGGATATTGTCATTTCTGTGTTACCAAAAACAACGGAGACAACGCATTTATGGAATGAAGAACATTTTAAAGTGATGAAAAATAATGCTATTTTCATGAATTTTGGACGTGGAAACTTGGTGGACGAAAAGGTGTTAATTCAAGCAATTAAAGCTGACGAAATTGGCTATGCAGTACTTGATGTATTTGAGCAAGAGCCACTTGCTGCGAATAGTCCATTATGGACACTGCCGAATGTTATCGTATCACCGCATATTTCAAGTCATTCTTCACGTTATGTTGAACGCAGCTTAAATATATTTAAGCCAAGCTTGATAAAGTGGCTTAATGGAGATATTGATTTAGAAAATATTATGGATCTGTCAAGAGGGTATTGA
- the bcp gene encoding thioredoxin-dependent thiol peroxidase, which yields MSLIEGKKAPDFSLINEKGEKVHLTDFKGQNVILYFYPKDMTPGCTTQACDFRDKYDDFSQLNAIVLGVSPDDIKKHTKFIDKHGLPFSLLVDEDHAVAEAYGVWVLKKMYGREFMGIERSTFLIDSEGNLMKVWRKVRVKNHIEEVYTFLAQQEATK from the coding sequence ATGTCATTAATAGAAGGAAAAAAAGCACCAGATTTTTCACTTATAAATGAAAAAGGAGAAAAGGTGCATTTAACAGATTTTAAAGGGCAAAACGTTATTTTATATTTTTATCCAAAAGATATGACACCGGGCTGTACGACACAGGCTTGTGACTTCCGGGACAAGTATGATGATTTCAGTCAGTTAAATGCGATAGTGTTAGGTGTTAGCCCAGATGATATAAAGAAGCATACAAAGTTTATTGATAAGCATGGACTACCTTTCTCACTTTTAGTGGACGAGGATCATGCAGTTGCAGAAGCTTATGGTGTATGGGTATTAAAGAAAATGTACGGACGTGAGTTTATGGGTATTGAACGTTCAACGTTTTTAATTGATTCAGAAGGCAATCTTATGAAAGTATGGCGCAAAGTACGCGTGAAAAATCATATTGAAGAAGTGTATACATTTTTAGCACAGCAGGAGGCGACGAAATGA
- a CDS encoding glutamate-1-semialdehyde 2,1-aminomutase yields MNHSKSEAIHAEALQHIVGGVNSPSRSYKAVGGGSPISMARGKGAYFWDIDGNRYIDYLAAYGPIVTGHGHPHIAKAISHAAENGTLFGTPTEYEVTFAKMLKEAIPSMDKVRFNNSGTEAVMTTIRVARAYTGRTKIMKFAGCYHGHFDLVLVAAGSGPATLGTPDSAGVTTATAEEVITVPFNNPAAFTDAMDKWGDQIAGILIEPIVGNFGIVEPNPGFLELVHATAQAKGALTIYDEVITAFRFHYGGAQNLLGLTPDLTALGKVIGGGLPIGAYGGRKEIMDTVAPLGPAYQAGTMAGNPASMQAGIACLEVLATPGIYDEMDRLGAILEEGIVAAASKHDVTITVNRLKGALTIYFTDVKVENYDQAENSDGEIFGRFFKLMLEQGINLAPSKYEAWFLTTEHTEADILETIKAVDYAFSQL; encoded by the coding sequence ATGAATCACTCAAAATCTGAAGCAATACATGCAGAAGCGCTACAGCACATCGTTGGTGGTGTTAACAGCCCTTCGCGTTCTTATAAAGCAGTTGGTGGCGGTTCTCCTATCTCGATGGCACGAGGAAAAGGTGCTTATTTCTGGGATATTGACGGTAACCGTTATATCGATTATCTAGCAGCCTATGGACCTATTGTGACAGGTCACGGTCACCCACATATCGCGAAAGCCATTTCACATGCAGCTGAAAACGGCACATTATTTGGCACACCTACTGAATATGAAGTTACATTTGCCAAAATGCTAAAAGAGGCTATTCCTTCAATGGATAAAGTACGCTTCAACAACTCTGGGACTGAAGCTGTAATGACAACAATTCGTGTTGCACGTGCATACACGGGCCGTACAAAAATTATGAAATTCGCCGGCTGCTATCACGGCCACTTCGATTTAGTGTTAGTGGCTGCAGGCTCTGGACCTGCTACACTTGGTACACCTGATTCAGCAGGTGTTACTACTGCAACAGCTGAAGAAGTGATCACTGTGCCTTTTAACAATCCAGCAGCGTTTACGGACGCTATGGATAAATGGGGCGACCAAATTGCTGGTATTTTAATTGAGCCAATAGTCGGTAATTTCGGAATAGTAGAGCCAAATCCCGGCTTCTTAGAATTGGTGCATGCAACAGCACAAGCAAAAGGCGCTTTAACAATTTATGATGAAGTGATCACTGCCTTCCGCTTCCATTACGGTGGCGCTCAAAATTTACTCGGCTTAACGCCTGACCTTACTGCACTAGGGAAAGTAATAGGTGGCGGTTTACCAATCGGCGCTTATGGAGGACGTAAGGAAATTATGGATACAGTTGCTCCACTAGGTCCTGCCTATCAAGCAGGTACAATGGCAGGTAATCCCGCATCAATGCAAGCAGGGATTGCATGCTTAGAGGTATTGGCAACTCCAGGTATCTATGATGAAATGGACCGTCTTGGTGCGATTTTAGAAGAAGGTATTGTTGCTGCAGCTTCAAAACATGATGTTACAATTACAGTAAATCGTTTAAAAGGTGCCCTTACGATTTACTTCACAGATGTGAAAGTAGAAAACTATGACCAAGCGGAAAACTCAGACGGGGAAATTTTCGGACGCTTCTTTAAATTAATGCTGGAACAGGGCATTAACTTAGCCCCATCTAAATATGAAGCATGGTTTTTAACAACAGAGCATACTGAGGCAGATATTCTCGAAACAATAAAAGCTGTGGACTATGCATTTTCACAATTATAA
- a CDS encoding FUSC family protein, which yields MKLGARVFKTGVAIVFALFIAELLHLPSPVFAGIAAIFAIQPSIYRSYQTIVEQVQANIIGATIAVIFGLLFGHHIVAIGIAVVITIGFMLKFKLEKSLSLALVTVVAIMEIQGDDFITFGLIRFSTILVGVLAAFVVNLFFLPPKYEVKLFRKIYFLQDDIIRWTRLAVRQASEHTSTKAAISKFKDRMLRVDTLYDFYKEERNYIKNKKFVKVRKLVVYRQMITTSKKSLELLHRLHKHENEIAHLPTQFHLMIQERLDFLLTYHEQLLLKYTGKLKPEHSEWSKHIDYVQRNELMEIFIKQVSYAREEGDTEFSSYHLLYILSRILDYEENLEHLDTLIVSYQNYHGQEINLEIEEEFI from the coding sequence ATGAAATTAGGTGCCCGTGTATTTAAAACAGGTGTTGCAATTGTCTTTGCATTGTTTATTGCAGAATTGTTACATTTACCTTCACCAGTATTTGCTGGAATTGCTGCGATTTTTGCGATTCAGCCTTCAATTTATCGTTCGTATCAAACCATTGTCGAGCAAGTACAGGCAAATATAATTGGTGCAACCATTGCTGTTATTTTTGGTTTACTCTTTGGTCACCATATTGTCGCAATAGGCATTGCTGTCGTTATAACGATTGGATTCATGCTGAAATTTAAACTGGAGAAATCATTGTCATTAGCTCTTGTGACAGTGGTAGCGATTATGGAGATCCAAGGCGATGATTTCATTACATTTGGCCTAATTCGCTTTTCAACCATTTTAGTCGGCGTGTTGGCAGCTTTTGTCGTCAATTTATTTTTCTTACCACCTAAATACGAGGTGAAACTGTTCCGTAAAATTTATTTTTTACAAGATGATATTATTCGTTGGACACGACTCGCTGTTCGTCAGGCTTCCGAGCATACATCTACAAAAGCAGCTATCAGTAAATTCAAAGATCGTATGTTACGCGTCGATACATTGTATGATTTTTATAAAGAAGAACGTAATTACATTAAAAATAAAAAGTTCGTGAAAGTGAGAAAGCTGGTAGTGTACCGACAAATGATTACAACGTCGAAGAAAAGTTTGGAGCTCTTACATCGTTTGCATAAACATGAAAATGAAATTGCCCATCTACCAACACAGTTCCATTTAATGATTCAAGAACGATTAGATTTTCTCCTCACCTATCATGAACAGCTATTATTAAAGTACACAGGCAAATTAAAACCCGAGCATTCTGAATGGAGCAAGCATATTGATTATGTCCAGCGTAATGAATTGATGGAGATTTTCATTAAACAAGTGTCATATGCTCGTGAAGAAGGAGATACTGAGTTTTCAAGCTATCACCTCCTATATATCTTATCGCGCATTTTAGATTACGAGGAAAACCTAGAGCATTTGGACACATTGATTGTGTCGTATCAAAACTATCACGGTCAGGAAATTAATCTAGAAATTGAAGAAGA